The Saprospiraceae bacterium genome includes a window with the following:
- a CDS encoding PorP/SprF family type IX secretion system membrane protein, with protein sequence MRVVLASTFICLFRKGAVTLVFFFVLSSVLVGQDAHFSQFYASPMTLNPALAGTYTGTYRISTIYRDQWRGALDNSLRTFAASGDVKFNMNFGQTSMPDVVGVGITFFGDRVPTFDFNSNQIMLTAAYHKALDKKTKQYLGLGLQGGILQRSINYEDLSFQDQFNSVDGFTLPTGENLPPNNRAFADLGLGLYYTISPTKKSNFHAGVGYFHLTKPNISFYNIPDIINPNVIKNDTLNAKWSIHTGASFEVADRIFVQPRMNALIQGPHAELNLGTTFRYKVSKTEAKYLLLGPYIRGVKNYNNVGVESVIAMAGFEMNNFIIGFSYDQNLKNLVSDRRSLSSFELSIIYIGEHHNDDNFCPQW encoded by the coding sequence ATGAGAGTTGTCTTGGCATCCACTTTTATTTGTCTTTTCCGAAAAGGGGCTGTTACCTTGGTTTTTTTCTTTGTTCTTAGCAGTGTTCTGGTTGGACAGGATGCACATTTTTCACAGTTTTATGCATCTCCGATGACATTAAATCCTGCTTTGGCAGGTACTTATACCGGTACTTACAGGATTTCAACTATCTACAGAGATCAATGGAGAGGGGCTCTGGACAATTCATTAAGGACATTTGCAGCAAGTGGTGATGTGAAGTTTAATATGAATTTTGGTCAGACTTCCATGCCGGATGTGGTAGGGGTGGGTATCACTTTTTTTGGCGACAGAGTACCTACATTTGATTTTAACTCCAATCAGATTATGCTCACTGCTGCCTATCATAAAGCTTTGGATAAAAAGACAAAACAATATTTAGGATTGGGGCTACAGGGAGGTATTTTGCAAAGAAGTATCAATTACGAAGATCTGAGTTTTCAAGATCAGTTTAATTCCGTTGATGGTTTTACCTTGCCAACAGGTGAAAATCTTCCACCCAATAACCGAGCCTTTGCGGATTTGGGTTTGGGGCTTTATTACACCATTTCACCTACAAAAAAATCCAACTTTCATGCTGGGGTCGGGTATTTTCATCTTACAAAACCGAATATATCTTTTTACAATATCCCTGACATTATCAATCCCAATGTTATAAAAAATGATACCTTGAATGCCAAGTGGAGCATACACACAGGAGCATCATTTGAAGTGGCAGACAGGATTTTTGTCCAGCCCAGGATGAACGCATTGATTCAGGGACCGCATGCGGAGTTGAACCTTGGAACAACATTCAGATATAAAGTATCGAAAACTGAAGCAAAATACCTATTGTTAGGTCCGTATATAAGAGGTGTAAAAAACTATAATAATGTGGGTGTTGAATCCGTGATTGCGATGGCAGGATTTGAAATGAATAACTTCATCATCGGCTTCAGTTACGATCAGAATTTAAAAAATCTTGTATCGGACAGGAGATCATTGTCATCTTTTGAGTTGTCCATCATTTACATTGGAGAACATCATAATGATGATAATTTTTGTCCTCAGTGGTAA
- a CDS encoding C40 family peptidase: MSKKKKIDTKHYFHAVCHLNVVPVWHAPSEDAGMISQMLFGETCTVIQKKNKHWFKVNTTACNIIGWVHSVQLFLIDEVLFEKLNLNPALSLEICHSVFNDDYTKSIVIGSSLPQFDGISFQMPDNKYIFNGQATLVDGLETSPELLIKIARRYLFSPELKGGRSPFGIDAGALVQNVFRFFGIWMPRFPLEQFLLGEIVDFAELAEEGDLAFCEDKEGQINHVGIMMGEKKIIHVYGCVRIDKIDHHGIYNTDLYKYTHKLRIIKRVL; the protein is encoded by the coding sequence ATGTCAAAGAAAAAAAAGATTGACACCAAACATTATTTCCATGCTGTGTGCCATTTAAATGTGGTACCTGTTTGGCATGCACCATCAGAAGATGCCGGGATGATCAGCCAAATGCTTTTTGGCGAAACCTGTACGGTTATTCAGAAAAAAAACAAACACTGGTTTAAAGTAAATACTACTGCTTGTAATATAATTGGTTGGGTTCATTCTGTCCAATTATTTCTCATTGATGAAGTCTTATTTGAAAAATTGAATTTAAATCCGGCATTATCTCTTGAAATATGTCATTCGGTATTTAATGATGACTATACGAAATCTATCGTCATTGGTTCTTCCCTACCGCAGTTTGATGGTATTTCTTTTCAGATGCCTGATAACAAATACATTTTCAATGGTCAGGCAACATTAGTAGATGGACTGGAAACCAGCCCGGAATTGCTGATTAAAATTGCAAGGAGGTATTTGTTCAGCCCTGAGTTGAAAGGTGGCAGGTCTCCATTTGGCATTGATGCAGGAGCTCTTGTTCAAAATGTTTTTAGATTTTTTGGAATATGGATGCCTCGATTCCCACTTGAACAATTTTTACTTGGTGAAATAGTAGATTTTGCCGAACTCGCAGAAGAAGGCGATTTAGCTTTTTGTGAAGATAAAGAAGGTCAAATAAACCACGTGGGAATAATGATGGGAGAAAAAAAAATAATTCATGTGTATGGTTGTGTCAGAATTGACAAAATTGATCATCATGGCATTTATAATACTGATCTTTATAAGTATACACACAAACTGCGAATTATCAAAAGGGTACTTTGA
- a CDS encoding AI-2E family transporter: MKFNTRYLIASISLLIVGAVLYYFSEIVTYILIAWIISMIGAPIVVFLRKYLGKNIAALITLGLFLIGCMALIWTFIPPLVNQVENLSKVDYNRVVTALEEPIRDWEKWLIKKKLMIESDTTLTTQKINETAGESEMPVYKVTVDSVLNSENKVDGKSISINIYLPENQKNQPLHEKTGIEKSGEDFFTILKSNINTYVNPEKIRQMLGDSVSAFGDIMVGLFSIFFIGFFFLREQGLFDKILTSMVPSRYEQQTRQAVDETSRLLIRYFIGILIQVTLITLIVSLSLMALGVKNALLIGFFAGIMNVIPYIGPLVATAIGVMITLSSHMELSFYDEMIPLIIKVLLVFMVTRLIDDIILQPNIFSKSVKAHPLEIFIVVLVGAKVGGILGMVLAIPFYTAFRVIGKVFLSEFRVIQQLTKNM, encoded by the coding sequence ATGAAATTTAACACCAGATATCTGATTGCTTCCATTTCGCTATTGATAGTAGGAGCCGTATTGTACTATTTTAGTGAAATTGTAACCTACATCCTTATAGCTTGGATTATATCCATGATTGGAGCTCCTATAGTGGTATTTCTCAGAAAATATTTAGGCAAAAACATTGCGGCATTGATTACTTTGGGGCTGTTTCTGATTGGTTGTATGGCACTCATTTGGACATTTATACCACCATTGGTCAATCAAGTAGAAAATCTGTCAAAAGTGGATTATAATCGTGTGGTAACTGCACTTGAAGAACCTATAAGAGACTGGGAGAAATGGCTGATAAAAAAGAAACTGATGATAGAATCTGACACCACTCTGACCACTCAAAAAATAAATGAAACTGCTGGTGAGAGTGAGATGCCCGTCTACAAAGTTACGGTGGATTCAGTGCTAAACTCAGAAAACAAAGTTGATGGAAAATCCATCAGTATAAACATCTACCTTCCTGAAAATCAAAAGAACCAACCTCTCCATGAAAAAACAGGAATTGAAAAATCGGGAGAAGATTTTTTTACAATCTTAAAATCAAATATCAATACCTATGTCAATCCTGAAAAGATCAGACAAATGCTTGGAGATTCTGTGTCGGCTTTCGGTGATATTATGGTGGGTTTGTTTTCGATATTTTTTATTGGGTTTTTCTTTCTGAGAGAACAAGGTCTGTTTGACAAAATCCTGACATCCATGGTGCCAAGCAGGTATGAACAGCAGACAAGACAAGCTGTTGATGAAACCAGCCGTCTTCTGATCAGGTATTTTATAGGTATTTTAATACAAGTGACGCTTATTACGCTGATTGTTTCATTGTCTCTGATGGCATTGGGAGTTAAAAATGCATTGCTGATAGGTTTTTTTGCAGGTATTATGAATGTTATCCCATATATTGGTCCATTGGTTGCTACCGCTATTGGTGTGATGATTACATTGTCATCGCATATGGAACTTTCATTTTACGACGAAATGATACCTCTTATTATCAAGGTTTTATTAGTATTTATGGTCACCAGATTGATAGACGACATCATACTTCAGCCCAATATATTTTCCAAAAGTGTCAAAGCGCACCCTCTTGAGATATTTATTGTAGTGTTAGTTGGAGCAAAAGTGGGTGGGATTTTGGGTATGGTGTTGGCTATTCCTTTTTATACGGCATTCCGAGTCATTGGCAAGGTATTTCTCAGTGAATTTCGTGTCATACAGCAGCTGACAAAAAATATGTAA
- a CDS encoding cation-translocating P-type ATPase, whose protein sequence is MDSSLQGLNEIQVRHNREKFGSNIIENQKGGHFFKILVEIISEPMFLILVITSVLYFVLGEFSEGLIMLIAIFLVAGISLFQENRSRNAVDSLKKLSNPKIRCMRNGIDEVIDTEELVVDDIFYVEDGDIIPADGFIIDANDFSVNESMLTGESLPVFKNALAVSNNIFKGSMVESGYCKAIVTSVGVNTAMGKIGKSLDSIINEKTPLQQQIRSFTKSMVAYGVIAFLLVWGMNYFLKGNLIESLLQGLTLAMSVLPEEIPVAFSTFMALGAYHLYKKRVIVRTPYTVEVLGAATVICTDKTGTLTENNMEIVSIYDFQNDILFDFTKVPPSSNDVLTYAMWASEPSPFDNMEKAIHHMYGHLAEVDLRPGFSMHKEYPLSGNPPMMTHVWKDDFGNAVIAVKGSMEKVLSQCDVSTLQLQQINQCSTQLANKGYRVLCVANSDHNIQSLPDSQNDFKYNLLGLIAFYDPPKKNINGVLNNFYKAGVDIKMITGDLAGTAVAIGKQVGIKNSEIFMTGDELVHLSEDQLRLKVKDINIFARMFPDAKLRLIEALKSNGEVVAMTGDGVNDSPALKSAHIGIAMGKGGSEVAKNAASIILMDDDLKWMVDAIALGRRIYENLKKAIRYIISIHIPVILIVALPLFLYWKYSNIFTPVHVIFLELIMGPTCSIIFENEPIEKNSMNRPPRKMGNYYFSFKELLISIIQGLAITISCLALGYYYMETGGSESLVRTVIYTTLIFSNVFLTLVNRSFYFSFFKTIRYKNHLIPLVILISLLILILAVSYTPVRNVFGFEVLSLYQWFICFGAAFIGVFWMEVYKYFFYK, encoded by the coding sequence ATGGATTCAAGCTTGCAAGGACTTAACGAGATTCAGGTTCGTCATAATCGGGAAAAATTTGGCTCGAATATAATTGAAAACCAAAAGGGAGGTCACTTTTTTAAGATTTTGGTTGAAATCATCAGTGAGCCGATGTTTTTAATATTGGTCATTACGTCTGTGTTATATTTTGTACTGGGAGAATTCAGTGAAGGACTTATCATGCTGATAGCTATTTTCCTTGTAGCAGGTATTTCTTTGTTTCAGGAAAATCGGAGCAGAAACGCTGTGGATTCGCTGAAGAAACTTTCTAATCCCAAGATAAGATGTATGAGGAATGGAATTGATGAAGTCATTGATACAGAAGAATTGGTTGTTGATGATATTTTTTATGTTGAAGATGGAGATATTATTCCTGCAGATGGTTTCATTATTGATGCCAATGATTTTTCCGTAAATGAAAGTATGCTTACAGGTGAATCATTGCCGGTTTTCAAAAATGCTCTGGCAGTATCTAATAATATTTTCAAAGGGTCAATGGTGGAATCAGGATACTGTAAAGCTATTGTTACTTCGGTGGGAGTTAACACTGCCATGGGCAAAATTGGTAAGAGTCTTGACAGTATAATCAATGAAAAAACACCGCTACAGCAACAAATAAGAAGCTTTACAAAGTCCATGGTAGCCTATGGTGTGATTGCTTTTTTGCTTGTTTGGGGCATGAATTATTTTCTAAAAGGAAATCTGATAGAGAGCCTTTTGCAGGGTTTGACTTTGGCTATGTCAGTATTACCGGAGGAAATACCCGTTGCGTTCAGCACTTTTATGGCTTTAGGTGCTTATCATTTATATAAAAAAAGAGTAATAGTCCGCACTCCTTATACAGTGGAAGTATTAGGTGCCGCTACGGTAATTTGTACTGACAAGACAGGTACATTGACGGAAAATAATATGGAAATTGTATCCATTTACGACTTCCAAAACGATATTCTTTTTGATTTTACCAAAGTTCCTCCATCGTCCAATGATGTCTTGACATATGCAATGTGGGCATCAGAACCAAGTCCATTTGACAATATGGAAAAAGCTATTCACCATATGTATGGGCATTTAGCAGAAGTGGATTTGAGGCCTGGTTTCAGCATGCATAAAGAATATCCTCTCAGCGGAAATCCTCCTATGATGACCCATGTATGGAAAGATGACTTTGGAAATGCCGTTATCGCTGTCAAAGGTAGCATGGAGAAAGTGTTGAGTCAATGTGATGTCTCTACTCTGCAATTGCAACAAATAAACCAATGTTCGACACAACTTGCAAATAAAGGGTATCGTGTATTATGTGTAGCAAACTCTGATCACAATATACAGTCACTTCCAGATTCTCAAAATGATTTTAAATATAATCTCTTGGGATTGATCGCTTTTTATGATCCTCCAAAAAAGAATATAAATGGTGTCCTTAATAATTTTTATAAAGCAGGAGTGGACATAAAGATGATCACAGGAGATCTCGCAGGAACCGCTGTTGCCATAGGCAAACAGGTGGGTATAAAAAATAGTGAAATCTTTATGACGGGAGATGAATTGGTGCACTTGAGTGAAGACCAATTGAGGTTGAAAGTAAAAGATATAAATATTTTTGCAAGGATGTTTCCAGATGCAAAGCTCAGATTGATAGAAGCCCTGAAATCCAATGGTGAGGTAGTTGCGATGACTGGTGATGGAGTCAACGATTCTCCTGCTTTAAAGTCTGCACACATCGGTATAGCTATGGGAAAGGGTGGAAGTGAAGTGGCCAAGAATGCTGCTTCCATTATCCTTATGGACGATGACCTCAAATGGATGGTCGATGCCATTGCGTTGGGACGAAGGATTTATGAAAATCTTAAAAAAGCAATAAGGTATATCATTTCTATTCATATTCCTGTGATACTTATTGTCGCGTTGCCCCTATTTTTATATTGGAAATATTCAAATATTTTCACTCCGGTTCATGTGATTTTCCTTGAGCTTATTATGGGACCCACTTGCTCGATCATATTTGAAAATGAGCCTATAGAAAAAAATTCCATGAACAGACCTCCAAGAAAGATGGGTAATTATTATTTTTCTTTTAAAGAATTGTTAATCAGTATCATACAAGGCCTGGCCATAACCATATCATGCCTGGCCTTGGGATATTACTACATGGAAACCGGTGGTAGTGAATCCCTTGTTAGAACAGTTATTTATACTACTCTGATATTTTCCAATGTATTTTTAACCTTGGTCAACAGATCATTCTATTTTTCTTTTTTTAAAACTATCAGGTATAAAAACCACCTTATACCATTAGTCATATTGATTTCATTATTGATACTCATTCTGGCCGTCAGTTATACTCCTGTGAGGAATGTATTTGGCTTTGAAGTTTTATCATTATACCAGTGGTTTATTTGTTTTGGTGCTGCCTTTATTGGAGTCTTTTGGATGGAAGTGTATAAATATTTTTTTTATAAATAG